A DNA window from Onthophagus taurus isolate NC chromosome 1, IU_Otau_3.0, whole genome shotgun sequence contains the following coding sequences:
- the LOC139429636 gene encoding uncharacterized protein, with the protein MCYVTAKGIDVDVLAELTINDIDHLIPAEQFGLRIIIIKKLFVWKQLNGLTTSLASTITASNSSSSTVNNWINANIIDTDRNGNPENQPIFKLENLLLKSVSGQLILSEYKVSGLSSKNRNILTMIIVEDWLASNTSVDRQLCQNVAKEIKNLFPLECEVTYLGTKKQRGKLIEKYYSLRKKYKHSLSIGQKRKTGNVTDAFNEADTDEETFDINTFSDYEWLKNNYSPNDIVFEKWISTFNVRQKDVRDKSIDVFTKWPILKQNIAVALIELDFEKLHPKRNTLLFSKWTIFETLIKNIYHRDIKDKKSRTLFNLLQSSNLNEDSKNYLLIINLNAILIPAIIKTGQDIYRPTILDGQESFAYHLKDKSFIQSFIKNRKEVYEKNHWTLQPLILGIGKTIESLECFYIYFNDILY; encoded by the exons ATGTGTTATGTTACAGCCAAAGGAATAGACGTCGACGTTCTTGCAGAACTGACCATCAACGATATTGATCATTTAATTCCTGCAGAACAATTCGGTCtacgaattattattataaaaaagctttttgtaTGGAAACAACTCAAC GGATTAACAACATCCCTAGCAAGTACAATTACTGCATCgaattcatcatcatcaacagTAAATAATTGGATAAATGCTAATATAATAGATACAGATAGAAATGGTAATCCTGAAAATCAACCGATCTTT aagttaGAAAATCTCTTATTAAAATCGGTTAGTGGTCAGTTAATTTTATCAGAATATAAAGTTAGTGGATTAAGTTCGAAAAATCGAAATATCCTTACCATGATAATCGTGGAGGATTGGTTAGCGAGTAACACATCTGTAGATCGCCAATTGTGCCAAAATGTCgcaaaggaaataaaaaacctaTTCCCATTAGAATGTGAG GTAACGTATTTGGGTACCAAAAAACAACGGGGAAAactaatagaaaaatattattcccTTCGAAAGAAGTATAAGCATTCACTTTCTATTGgacagaaaagaaaaacaggaAACGTTACTGATGCCTTTAACGAAGCAGATACTGATGAAGAGACGTTTGACATAAATACATTTAGCGATTATGAATGGTTAAAAAACAACTACTCCCCAAACGATATAGTGTTTGAAAAGTGGATAAGCACGTTTAATGTTCGACAAAAAGACGTTCGTGACAAATCAATAGatgtttttacaaaatggcctattttaaaacaaaacattgCTGTAGCACTG attgaattagattttgaaaaattgcatcCAAAGCGAAACACACTATTATTTTCCAAGTGGACAATATTTGAAACccttataaaaaatatataccatagagatataaaagataaaaaatctcGCAcacttttcaatttattacaGTCATCTAACTTAAATGAAg attcaaaaaattaCCTCTTAATTATAAATCTGAATGCCATACTTATTCCTGCTATAATTAAAACTGGACAAGACATTTACAGACCAACAATACTAGATGGCCAAGAAAGTTTCGCCTATCATTTAAag GACAAGAGCTTCatacaaagttttattaagaatAGAAAGGAAGTTTATGAAAAGAACCACTGGACGTTACAACCATTGATATTAGGAATAGGCAAAACAATTGAAAGTTTAGAATGCTTTTATATATACTTTAATGACATATTATATTAA